Genomic segment of Saprospiraceae bacterium:
AAAAAAAAGCGTTTGAAGAGATTGAAGAAGATGCCAGAGAACACGCAGAACACATTGGGGATAATGGTGGAAACATTGAGCATCAACGGGAGCATTTTGAAACATTGAGCAAAGATATCTTTGATTTAGTAAAAGTCTTTGGCAGTGAACAAATCTTGTATCAAGATTTTTGCCAGAAGTATAACAAAGGCCAAGGAGCAATATGGTTGAGCGAAACCAAAGAAATTAATAATCCATATTTAGGCAAAAAAATGTCAGCATGCTGCGTGATGAAAGGCGAGATTAAATGACGAGATGATGATCCTGTTTAAAAAAATATCATTCGTATTTATCATCATACTTGTACTAATTCAGTTTATCCAACCTGCCCATAATCAAAATGGGCAGGTTTTAGATACAGATATTTCCAAGTCAGTATTCGTACCGGAAAACGTGCAAATGCTTCTAAAAAAATCCTGTTTCAACTGCCATAGCAATAACACGAATTATCCCTTTTATATTTATATCCAACCAGCGGGTTGGTTTTTAAGTTATCATATTCGAAATGGAAAGGAAAAATTAAATTTTAGCGATTTCGGTTCGTATTCTAAACGAAAGCAAGAAAGCAAACTAAAATCAATTGCCAAACAAATAGAAAATGATGTCATGCCTTTAGCCTCATATACATTTATTCACAGAGATGCAATTCTTGCAGCGGAAGATAAAAACCTAATCATCAATTGGGCAAATAATGCAAGAGATAGTCTTTCACATTAATAAATAGCGGGAATAAAATATCCATTGTCAACCAAAATGTTATATAAATTAAAAATGAATTTTTAAAATGGATAATCAAAAAGAATCCCTTATTTTGTTATGATTTTTCATATTTATGATATTTTAAAAGATGTAGGTTTACTATGAAATATATTATTTTACTCCTCGTACTTCTCGGAAATCATTCTTCTTATGCTCAAAGCATAAATGAACCATGCGGTTTTAGTCTATTCACCAATACAAAATCAAAAGAAGTAGCAGATTTTGAAAATCGAATATCGAAAGAGATCACCCGAAAAAGAACTGATAACAAGTTTGCCTTTAATTCAGGAATTTATACCATTCCTGTCGTAGTTCACATTATTCACAATGGCGGAGTTGAAAATATTTTGGACACACAAATAATTAGTCAAATACAAATATTAAATGAAGATTTTAGAAAAGTACCAGGTACCAATGGTGATGGTTCAGGTGTAGATACAAAAATACAATTTTGCCTGGCTAAAGTAAATCCAAATGGTAAATGCACAAACGGTATAGTTCGTTTAAAATCTACACTTACAAATCATCAAACATATCAACAGAACTTATTAAAAGAATTAAGTTTTTGGCCACCGGATAAGTACTTAAATATTTACATCGTAAATTCAATAAATGGCGGAATTTTAGGCTATTCCTCATATCCTGGTGGTCCATCAGATGCTGATGGAGTGGTCTTGCGTGATGATGCATTTGGAAATATGGGCACAGCATCCGCACCTAATAATTTAGGTCGAACACTTACTCACGAAATTGCTCATTGGTTTGGATTATATCATACTTTTGAGAATGGTTGTGGCATAGATACATGTACTGATGGAGACAAAGTGTGCGACACGCCACCTGTTGCTATCCCAAACTTTGGTTGTCCTTCATCTATCAATTCGTGCCATAATGATTCTCCGGATGTTCCGGATCAAATTCAAAATTACACGGACTATACCAATGATGCTTGCAAAAACATGTTCACAGAAGGGCAAAGAGAAAGAATGCAAGCTACGCTCACAGCAATACGCACAACTATATGGAGCAATGCAAATTTGATTGATACGGGTTGTGATACCACTTTTCCTCAACCTGCATTTTGTCCAGTCGTTGCAGATTTTACAACTTCGAAAACGGGTCTATGTATTGACAGTAAAATCAATTTTACCAATCGTTCTTTAAATAAACCAACTAATTATCTATGGACATTTGAGGGGGGCACTCCTTCATCAGATACATCTGCAAATCCTAATGTTAGCTACTTTGCACTAGGTACATTTGCAGTAAAATTAAAAATTTGGAATGCTACCTCACAAGACAGCTTAATAAAAACAGCTTATATTACCGTTACTACACCTGCTTCCGGAGATTCTTTAGCTCTAAATGAAGGATTCGAAAATACAAGTTTTCCCCCGAGTGGTATTATTTTAGAAAATGCAGATACAGGTGTTACTTGGGAAAGAACTACTAAGGCATCTTATCAAGGAATTGCTTCGGTTCGAATAAATAATTTAATTAATACAAATTATGGACAAAGTGATGCATTGGTATTACCTCCTTATAATTTTACTACTTATTCAAATACGCCATTCCTTCGTTTTAAATGGGCGTATGCACGTAGCTCCCCAAGCTATTCAGATGAATTGATAGTATTAGCTTCAAAAGATTGTGGATTAACCTGGCAACAGATATTTTACCGTTCTGGTAATAACTTAACAACCGGTCCTACACAAACCACAGAGTACATTCCAGACTCAACTACTGTTTGGAAAACTGCTAATATCAACATGACTGCGTATTCAACAACAAAAAATGTGCAGTTAAAAATTATCAATGTAACTGATGGGGGTAATTGCTTGTATATTGACAACATTAATATGGGTGATACATCCTTGGTTTTATCGACCAAGAACGATGGAGAATCAAAAAATGAAATAACAATATATCCAAATCCAAGCCGGAGTAATTTAATCATTAAAAGCATTACAAGTTTAAAAGATTGTGATATTATAATACATGATATGCTTGGCAGATTATCTCAAAAAGAGATACTGAACAATGATTATGAAAATGAAATTCATCTCAATCAATCCATAGTGATCGGTATTTATTTTATAGTAATAACTAAAAAGAGCAAATTATTTAGTTATAAAATTATGAAACTATGATCTTTATAAACCCAGTTTCTATGTTAAATTATGTACATTTATTTTTCTGAATTAAAAATCTTCTATGATTTTATTTGCCGATTCGACGCTAATGATTCCAAAATGCATAAAATTCAAAATCAGTTTGACAATGAAAATCAATTTAACAATGAAATTATTTAGAATTATCATCCTTTTGCTTTCTTTGCAGGCTATTGTCAATGCTCAGGATATGAAGGGTATGGATATGACAAAAAAAGAAAACGTCACCCAAGCACAGCCGGTTACATATACTTGCATCATGCATCCGGAAATTCACGCCACAAAACCCGGCAAATGTCCCAAATGCGGAATGGATTTAATTGTCGAGAAATCAAAAAAAGCAAAACCAAAAAAGGCAAAGCCAAAAAAAACACAAGCTTCTCATGAAAACCATGATACGATTCCTGTGAGTAAGGAATCGACAAAGACTGAGAAAACGGATATGATGATTATTGATAACATGAAAATGCCTGCCAGTCCGTCTGGCGGGAATAACATGGATAATATGCCAGCGCAAAAACCACAAGACAAACCAATAAAAATAATTGTAAACAATACGCCGCCACGAACCGTAAGGTACGATTTGTACATTGCCGATACCTTTGTAAATTTTTCGGGTAAATCTAAACGAGCCATTGCAGTGAATGGAATCATTCCTATGCCCACACTAACATTTACAGAAGGGGATACTGCAGAAATTTATGTACACAATAATTTAAATGAAGAAACATCCTTGCATTGGCATGGACTCTTTTTGCCTAATCAATATGATGGCGTACCTAACCTTACCCAGATGCCAATAAAGCCTCAAACGACACATCTATATAAATTCCCGATTATACAGCATGGCACACATTGGTATCATAGTCATACAGGTTTGCAGGAACAAATCGGTATGTATGGTTCCTTTATAATGAATAAAAGAAAAGAATGGGACATTCCTACTCTACCAGTTGTGCTCAGTGAATGGACTGACATGAAACCAGAAGAGGTTCATCGCAGTCTGCACAATGCTACAGATTGGTTTGCCATAAAAAAAGGAACAACCCAAAGCTATTACGAAGCCATAAAAGAAGGCCATTTAAAGACAAAAATTACCAATGAGTGGAAGCGCATGAATGCAATGGATGTAAGTGATGTGTATTATGATCAGTTTTTAATCAATGGAAAAAACCAAAATGAACAAGCTCAATTTAAGGCTGGAGATAAGGTAAGATTGCGAATTGCAAATGGTGGTGCCTCCTCCTATTTTTGGCTTACTTATGCCGGCGGCAAAATTACCGTAGTCGCCAGCGATGGCAATGATGTAGAACCGGTTGAGGTGGATAGACTAATCATTGCAGTATCTGAGACATATGATGTTGTTGTAACAATCCCTGATAGCAAGAGTTATGAATTTTTAGTTACTCCTGAAGATCGCACTAACTCAGCTTCACTTTGGTTAGGTAGCGGAGAAAAAGTTCCGGCAAAAAAATTACCAACGCTGAAATATTTTGCCGGTATGAAAATGATGAATGCAATGATGGACATGAGCGGTAACCTGATAGAAATGGAAGGAATGAAAATGCAAAATCAGGAGATGGATATGAATGTTGTCATGTATCCTGAAATAACCGGCGAGGATAAACCGCAAAAGGAAGAAAAAAAAATGAATATGCAAGGGGATGATAAGCACAATATGCAAATGCCCAATAATAATAGTATGCAGGGGATGAATATGGAAAGTGAAACATCCGATATAGTTACATTGAATTACACGATGCTGCGTGCAACAAACAAAACGACTTTGCCGGAAGGACCACTGAAAGAATTAAGATTTGAATTGACTGGTAATATGAATCGCTATGTATGGACATTAGACAATAAGACGGTTTCAGAATCGGATAAAATATTAATTAAAAAAGGTGAAAATTTAAGAATCATCATTTACAATAACAGTATGATGCGCCACCCAATGCACTTACATGGACATGATTTCAGAGTACTGAATGGACATGGGGAATATGCACCCATGAAGAATATTATAGACATTATGCCTATGGAATTAGACACGATTGAATTTGCTGCCACTGAAAGTGGCGATTGGTTTTTTCATTGTCATATCCTTTACCACATGATGAGTGGAATGGGTAGAGTATTGAGTTACGAAAACTCACCGCCCAACCCCGAAATACCCAATCCGAAATTGGCACAACGGCAATTGTTTAGTGATGATCGGAAGTTTCATTTTATGGCAAGGGTGGGTATAGAAAGCAATGGTAGCGATGGTGAAGCCATGTTTGGACAAACCCGATGGAAGGTAAACACACTATGGCATTTGGGTTATCACGCTAGGCACGGTTACGAAAGTGAAACTACTGTTGGAAGGTACTTGGACAGAATGCAATGGCTATTTCCGTACATTGGTTTTGATTATCACTTTAAAAAACACAATCCAAAGGAGGATGCAAACCTATTTGGTGATGATGACTACACCATGTTCGGACAAAAAAGCAACAAAAACGATCGTAAAACAGTCGTTGCAGGTTTTGCTTATACATTACCTATGCTAGTTACTGCTGATGGAAGAATAGATAGCGATGGTAAATTCCGTTTTCAATTAGGTAGAGAAGATATACCGCTAACAAGCCGGTTGCGTTTAAATTTCATGGTCAATTCAGATAAAGAATACATGTTAGGAGGAAGGTATATTGTTACAAAATATCTATCCATTTCATCACATTATGATAGCGACATGAGTTTAGGGGGAGGCATTACAATAAATTACTAATAATAAATATCATGACAGCCATGATTTTAAACAAATAAATTTAACCCATTTACCTTAAAAAGTATTTATTCAATAAAATATAGGAATTACAATATTTGAAGGTAAATTTGTAACCTAAAATTAGTTAAAATGAAAAATCAGTTACTTTCTTTTCTATTAGTTACATCTTCCACAATAATCATGGCTCAAACCAATGCCACCAACTTCACTTGCAATGACTGTTCAGGAGTTTCGCACGAGCTTTTTAAAGAATTAGAAACAGGAAAAGTAATCGTCCTCGTTTGGGTAATGCCCTGTGGTGCTTGCACAGGACCTGCAATTACGGCATACAATATTGTCAAAAGCTTCCAATTAAGCAATCCTAACAAAGTTTATTATTATATGGTGGACGACTATGCAAATACCAATTGCCAATCATTGGGCAGCTGGTGTACTTCCAATGGAATTGAGGAAGACACTTTCTCATTAAGATTTTCAAATTCGAAAATTAAAATGAGCGATTATGGTTCAGATGGAATGCCGAAAATTGTTGTCGTGGCCGGAATTGATCACAAAATTTATTACAATGTAAACAATACGGTAAACGCGGTTAATCTGCAAAAAGCTATTAATACCGCATTGATAATTACAGCTACAAACGATACAGAAAATAATGATATTTCAATAATGACATCACCAAATCCTGCAAATGAATCAACTGTTATTAGCTGCAATCTTGAACAATCATTCAATACGAAAATTGAACTTTTAAATGCAGAAGGTAAATTGTTGCAATCTGTGTATTCAGGTAAACTAGCTGCCGGTGAAAATAAAATGGATTTGAATGTCGCCAATTATAATTCAGGCATTTATTACATCAAGCTGACATATGGCGACAAAGTCAAATTGTCGAAGTTTACTGTATCGCATTGATTAATTTACAAAGACTAAATAACTTGTTTTAAAGAAATTTATTTTCTCTTGTTGTTCTATAAAATAGCCATAAGATAATAACTAATAATTCATGAAATACAATTTAATTCTTTTTTATACCTTATTCGCTTTAAATCTTCATATGCAGAATGCTGTTTAAGAGGAATTAAAACCTCTATCGCAGGTGGTATGGCTATATAAATTTAGTCCTTTAAGCCTAATTAATTATTTACTCAATAAAAATATTTACAATATTAACCTTAAATTTGCAGCCCACAATTCATGAAAATACATATACTTTATATAATTATTGTTGCTTTTTCAACAATTATCATGGCACAAGAAAAAGCCACCAACTTCACCTGCAATGATTGTTCAGGAGTGCCTCATGATCTTTTTAATACACTTGATTCCGGAAAAATAGTCGTAATGGTTTGGGTCATGCCATGCGGAGCATGTACGGGAGTAAAAGGTTCCTATTTTTTAATGTCGGCATTAAAAAGTGGGGAAACCGTTGGTTGTTGTGCACCGGCAGAACCAAAAGTCGACAAGAATGAGTAGAAAAATCATAATAGAGACTTAAAACCTTAGGATTACGTTAATTTTCATTATTCACAAGCTAATTTCATCTTATAGCCAACAGACTAAAGACTTTGTCCTTATCTTCGCAGCCATGAAAATTTTTGCGTTCACTTTCAGTATCTATATTTTCCTGCTGGCTTTAGTGCCTTGTGGGGATGGGGATGAATGTAATGATCTGCAGAAAATAAGCATTTCAGAAAATGCTGACCACGATCATCATGATAATGATAAAGAATCTTGTACCCCTTTTTGCATTTGTTCTTGCTGTGGTACTTCCGTAATTAACTTGTATGATCTGGTGACTTTTTCTGATATAGTTCCGGTCCACTCTAAAGGCTTTCCAGTTTTTAATCAAACCTTTCTTTCTGTGGAGTATTTCCACATTTGGCAGCCGCCCAAAATCAGTTAGTGAATTTATGAATGTCCTTAATTGGACATAATTTAAATTACTTAAAGCGCTTCTGCTTTTTAAGTAATCAATTTTTCATTCATTATACTGATTAAAATATGTTAGATAAAATCATCGCTTTTAGCATACATAATAAATTCATCATTGGCTTGATGACATTTGCTCTCATTATTTGGGGCGTTTGGAGTGCGGGTAAATTACCCATTGATGCCCTTCCTGATATCACCAACAACCAGGTTCAAATAATAACACTATGTCCAACTCTTGCCGGACAGGAAGTCGAACAATTAGTGACATACCCTATCGAACAAAGCGTAGCCAACTTACCGGATTTGGTGGAGCTGCGTAGTATCTCTCGTTTTGGGCTTTCAGTAATTACTGCTGTATTTGATGACAAAGTGGACATCTATTTCGCACGGCAACTCATTAATGAAAAACTAAAAGAAGCAGAAGAAAAGATTCCTGAGGGAATTGGTACTCCTGAATTAGCGCCTGTTAGTACGGGCTTAGGGGAGGTATACCAATATATCATTCACCCAAAAAAGGGTAGTGAAAATAAATACACAGCAATGGATCTGCGCACGATGCAGGACTGGATTGTTGCGCGTCAATTGTATGGTACACCTGGCATTGCAGATGTAAATAGTTTTGGAGGACAACTTAAACAATACGAAGTAGCTGTCAATCCGGACCGTATGATTGCAATGGGGATAAGCATTCCTGAAATTTTTACGGCTTTAGAACAGAACAACGAAAACACCGGCGGAGCATACATTGACAAAAAGCCGAATGCTTATTTTATTCGCGGAGTAGGATTGATTGGTTCTTTTGATGATATCAAAAATATTGCAGTTAAGAATAGCCCCAACGGGATTCCCATTTTAATTAAAGATGTGGCCGATGTTCGTTTCGGATCTGCAGTTCGTTACGGAGCACTTACTTTTAATGGTGAAGTTGATGCAGTTGGTGGTGTAGTGATGATGCTGAAAGGTGCAAATAGCGCTGTAGTCGTAAACCGTGTGAAAGAGAAAATGCAAACCATTCAAAAATCACTACCGGTTGATATAGTCATAGAACCCTATTTAGACAGAACCGACTTAGTAAATCGTGCAATTTCAACTGTTGAAAGAAACCTGATTGAAGGAGCATTGATTGTAATTTTCATTTTGGTCTTATTCCTGGGAAACCTTCGTGCAGGACTGATTGTAGCATCAGCCATTCCTTTATCCATGTTGTTTGCATTGGGAATGATGAATGTATTTGGCGTGAGCGCAAATTTGATGAGTTTGGGTGCAATTGATTTTGGTTTGATTGTAGATGGTGCCGTAATAATTGTAGAGGCCACGATGCATCATCTGGGTTTACGCAAAAGAATTGATAGACTTAGTCAGGCTGAAATGGATGCGGAAGTTTTCAAATCGGCCTCAAAGATCAGAAACAGTGCTGCATTCGGTGAGATCATTATCCTGATAGTATATATACCAATACTTACTCTCATAGGTATTGAAGGTAAAATGTTCAGACCAATGGGACAGACAGTTGGTTTTGCAATTTTTGGTGCTTTGATTTTATCAATTACATATATACCAATGATGTGTGCACAGTTTTTATCAAAAAATGTTTCACACAAACGAACTTTCAGCGACAGAATGATGGAATTTTTTCAGCGTATTTATGCACCACTTTTGCAAATGGCTATCAAAGCTAAACTTTATGTGGTTGGATTAACTGTTGCAATATTTATTATTACTTCTGTTATTTTTTCAAGAATGGGTGGCGAATTTATTCCAACATTGGCAGAAGGCGATTTTGCATTTCATTGCATCTTATCCAAGGCACATCATTATCGCAAAGTATAGAAACATCGATGCAGGCTTCCGGCTAATCAAAGAATTTGATGAGGTCAAAATGGTGGTAGGTAAAACAGGAAGTGCTGAAGTGCCTACAGACCCAATGCCACCTGAAGCCAGTGATATGATGATTATACTCAAACCTCAAAAGTGAATGGAAACGGGATATTTCTTATGATGAGCTGGCGGATGAAATTTATGAAAATTAGAAAACATTCCCGGAGTATTCTTTGAAAAAAGTCAACCTATACAAATGCGTTTTAATGAGCTAATGACAGGCATAAGACAAGATGTAGCAGTAAAAATATTTGGCGAAAATATGGACACCCTTTTAAAGTATGCCAACAAAGTAAATGCGGTTGTCAATAATGTGGAAGGCGCCACAGAACCCAGTGTTGAACGAGTGGCAGGTCTGCCACAAATTGTTATCAACTATAATCGTGCGCAAATTGCAAACAATGGTTTAAATATTGAGGACATTAATCATATTGTCAGCACCGCTTTTGCAGGTGGTGAAGCGGGCGTTGTATTTGAAAATGAACGAAAATTCGATTTGGTGGTCCGCTTGGACAGTACTCACAGAAACAATATAGAAGACGTAAGTCATTTGTATATACCCACCGCTAACGGAACTCAAATTCCATTATCCCAGGTTGCAGAAATAAAAATGGAATTGGGTCCGGCACAAATAAGTCGTGAAGATGGAAAGCGTAGAATTGTAGTGGGTTTTAACGTCAAAGGTAGAGATGTGGCTAGTGTGGTCACTGACATTCAAAAACAATTGGATGAAAAAGTAAAATTACCGGAAGGATATTATTATACCTATGGAGGAACATTCGAAAATTTACAAGCAGCATCAGCACGATTGATGGTTGCTGTACCGGTTGCTCTTGCACTTATCTTTATGCTACTCTATTTTACATTCACATCTATTTCACAAGCAACGCTCATTTTTACAGCTATACCAATGGCTGCTATCGGCGGTGTTTTTGCATTATTGATTCGTGACATGCCTTTTAGCATTTCTGCAGGGGTAGGATTTATTGCATTGTTTGGAGTGGCTGTCTTGAATGGAATTGTATTAGTCGGCACATTTAATCAATTGGAGAAAGAAGGAGTTACTGACATTCTGCAAAGAATAAAGGAAGGCACTAAAATCCGATTGCGGCCTGTGTTAATGACTGCTACGGTAGCCTCACTGGATTTTTGCCGATGGCGCTTTCGCATGGTGCCGGCGCTGAGGTTCAAAAACCATTGGCCACCGTTGTAATTGGCGGACTTATCACAGCAACATTTCTTACCCCTTTTTGTATTGCCATTGCTATATATTTTGTTTTCTAAAAAAAGTAAAATTTATAAGGAGTTATGACTAAAATTATTTTATTGATTGCGATATTCTCTTTCAGTGATATCCATTCACAAGCATTGCCAAAAACCCTTACGGTTGAGAATGCTATATCTACGGCGTTAAAAAATAACCTGGAATTGCAATCGCAACAACTAAGCGTACAATCTTCCAGCGCATTACGGAAATCGGTGTTTGAACTACCAAAGACAGAAATCAACTTTCAGTACGGACAGTTCAATAGCATACAAAAGGATAATGCATTTGAGATTTCACAAACCATTCCATTTCCCACTTACTTTACTGCTTAAAACCCGCTTGTATAAAGCGGAATTACTAGGAAGTGAACTGCGGCAGCAAGCTACCATTAACCTGATAAAGCACAGGTACAATCTAATTTCTATCAGTTGTTGTATTTGCAATCAGCCAAAAAGCAATTGCAATCTTTAGACAGCTTGCTGAACGATTTTGTGAAAGCTGCTGCACTGCGATATAAGTCAGGTGAAACCAATTTATTAGAAAAGACAACGGCCGAAACCAAACGGGGACAGCTTTCACTTCTGCTCAAACAAAACGAAACCGAATATGCAATGGCATACAATTCTCTAAAAGTACTGATGAATACGGATGAAAATTTTGAAATCAGCGAGAATGAAACATTTGAGCCATTAACCATAAGCAACAACTTAGATACTTCGCTGATTAATAATAATCCTTCCATTAAATTAATGTATCAGCAAGCAATCATTGCAGAACAAAACAAAAGAGTAGAAAAATCAGCAGTATTACCCGATTTTACAGTTGGTTATTTCAATCAATCTTTAATTGGAACACAAATGGTAGATGGGGAAGATGTGTTTTTTGACCGAAGCAAACGCTTTCAGGGAATAAATATTGGCATCAACATTCCCCTTACATTTTTCAGCAACTCTGCAAAAATTAAATCACTCAATTACAAACAGCAATCTTTACTAAAAGAAGCCGAGAGCGGAGCGGTGGTATTGCAATTGCAATTGGAAAACGCCTTTCAGCAGTACAATCAAAATTACTCCCAATACAATTATTATAAATCAATTGCAATCCCCAATGTAGACATCATCATCAATACAGCAAGGATAGGATTTAGAAGTGGCGACATAGGTTACATCGAATATACCCAGGCATTGCAAACCGCAATCGATGTTCATCTCAATGCTCTGCAATCGGTAAACCAACTGAATCAATCGGTAATTAATATTAATTTCATAATCAACAAATAAAATAGTTCAAGATGAATAAGTTTATTTTAATCATATCTATTGCAACAATGAGCTTGTTACTTTCTTCATGTGGCGATCGTAAGAAGGTTGATCCACATAATCACGGCGAAGAAACTGCGCATGGAGAAGAAGGACACCATGATGAGCATGAAAACACCAATACGACTATGCTCACCGCCGAACAAATGAAATCCATAAAAATCGAATTGGGTAGTATTGAGAAAAAGCAACTCACTGCTTCAGTAAAAGCCAATGGCATATTAAAGGTGCCAAATCAAAACAAAGCTACAGCCACAGCCATGATGGGTGGTGTTATCAAATCTATTTTGATTCAGACAGGTAATCCTGTAAAAAAAGGACAAACTATCGCCAGGATCACAAATAACGCTTTTATTGCAATGCAGGAAGAATATATTTCTGTGTTGGCAAAAGCAGATTTAGCGCAACACGAATATAATCGTCAGAAAGAATTGCAGGAAGGAAACGCAGGAGCATTAAAAAACCTACAATCAAGTGAGGCCGAACTAAAAACATTAAGTGCACGTAAGGCAAGTTTGAAGAAGCAGCTTGAGTCAATCGGTATTAGCACCGCCGCACTCACTAGCGAAAACATACAGACAGTTGTAAGTATAACAAGTCCGATTAATGGTGCCATTAGCAATGTAATGGTAAACATCGGCAGTTTTGTTGAAGCAAATAACTCGATTGCCGAAATAGTGGACAATAGTCAATTGCATCTGGATTTATATGTTTATGAAAAGGATTTGGCAAAATTAAAAGTAGGGCAGACTATCCATTTTACTCTTACCAATAACCCGGGTAAGGAATATGACGCCGTGGTTTTTAGTATAAGCAATACGTTTGAACAAGCCAACAAAGCGATAGCAGTACACGCAAAAGTACAAGGCAACAAAAAAGGGCTCATTGATGGTATGTCCATTACTGCCTTGGTAAGTCTGGAAAATGCTAATGTAGACGCGGTCCCAACAACTGCCATTATCAATCATGAGGGGCAGGATTACATCTTCATTGTCTCAGATGCACATGCTGAAGAAGAACATCACGAACATAAAGAACCCGGAGAAACACATGAACATGACGAGCATGGACATCAGCATAGCGAAAAGGAAGAAAGAGATCATAAAGAAAAAGGTACACATAAGGAAAAAGGTGCACAAAGAGAGGAAGGAA
This window contains:
- a CDS encoding multicopper oxidase domain-containing protein; amino-acid sequence: MKLFRIIILLLSLQAIVNAQDMKGMDMTKKENVTQAQPVTYTCIMHPEIHATKPGKCPKCGMDLIVEKSKKAKPKKAKPKKTQASHENHDTIPVSKESTKTEKTDMMIIDNMKMPASPSGGNNMDNMPAQKPQDKPIKIIVNNTPPRTVRYDLYIADTFVNFSGKSKRAIAVNGIIPMPTLTFTEGDTAEIYVHNNLNEETSLHWHGLFLPNQYDGVPNLTQMPIKPQTTHLYKFPIIQHGTHWYHSHTGLQEQIGMYGSFIMNKRKEWDIPTLPVVLSEWTDMKPEEVHRSLHNATDWFAIKKGTTQSYYEAIKEGHLKTKITNEWKRMNAMDVSDVYYDQFLINGKNQNEQAQFKAGDKVRLRIANGGASSYFWLTYAGGKITVVASDGNDVEPVEVDRLIIAVSETYDVVVTIPDSKSYEFLVTPEDRTNSASLWLGSGEKVPAKKLPTLKYFAGMKMMNAMMDMSGNLIEMEGMKMQNQEMDMNVVMYPEITGEDKPQKEEKKMNMQGDDKHNMQMPNNNSMQGMNMESETSDIVTLNYTMLRATNKTTLPEGPLKELRFELTGNMNRYVWTLDNKTVSESDKILIKKGENLRIIIYNNSMMRHPMHLHGHDFRVLNGHGEYAPMKNIIDIMPMELDTIEFAATESGDWFFHCHILYHMMSGMGRVLSYENSPPNPEIPNPKLAQRQLFSDDRKFHFMARVGIESNGSDGEAMFGQTRWKVNTLWHLGYHARHGYESETTVGRYLDRMQWLFPYIGFDYHFKKHNPKEDANLFGDDDYTMFGQKSNKNDRKTVVAGFAYTLPMLVTADGRIDSDGKFRFQLGREDIPLTSRLRLNFMVNSDKEYMLGGRYIVTKYLSISSHYDSDMSLGGGITINY
- a CDS encoding T9SS type A sorting domain-containing protein codes for the protein MKYIILLLVLLGNHSSYAQSINEPCGFSLFTNTKSKEVADFENRISKEITRKRTDNKFAFNSGIYTIPVVVHIIHNGGVENILDTQIISQIQILNEDFRKVPGTNGDGSGVDTKIQFCLAKVNPNGKCTNGIVRLKSTLTNHQTYQQNLLKELSFWPPDKYLNIYIVNSINGGILGYSSYPGGPSDADGVVLRDDAFGNMGTASAPNNLGRTLTHEIAHWFGLYHTFENGCGIDTCTDGDKVCDTPPVAIPNFGCPSSINSCHNDSPDVPDQIQNYTDYTNDACKNMFTEGQRERMQATLTAIRTTIWSNANLIDTGCDTTFPQPAFCPVVADFTTSKTGLCIDSKINFTNRSLNKPTNYLWTFEGGTPSSDTSANPNVSYFALGTFAVKLKIWNATSQDSLIKTAYITVTTPASGDSLALNEGFENTSFPPSGIILENADTGVTWERTTKASYQGIASVRINNLINTNYGQSDALVLPPYNFTTYSNTPFLRFKWAYARSSPSYSDELIVLASKDCGLTWQQIFYRSGNNLTTGPTQTTEYIPDSTTVWKTANINMTAYSTTKNVQLKIINVTDGGNCLYIDNINMGDTSLVLSTKNDGESKNEITIYPNPSRSNLIIKSITSLKDCDIIIHDMLGRLSQKEILNNDYENEIHLNQSIVIGIYFIVITKKSKLFSYKIMKL
- a CDS encoding efflux RND transporter periplasmic adaptor subunit; protein product: MNKFILIISIATMSLLLSSCGDRKKVDPHNHGEETAHGEEGHHDEHENTNTTMLTAEQMKSIKIELGSIEKKQLTASVKANGILKVPNQNKATATAMMGGVIKSILIQTGNPVKKGQTIARITNNAFIAMQEEYISVLAKADLAQHEYNRQKELQEGNAGALKNLQSSEAELKTLSARKASLKKQLESIGISTAALTSENIQTVVSITSPINGAISNVMVNIGSFVEANNSIAEIVDNSQLHLDLYVYEKDLAKLKVGQTIHFTLTNNPGKEYDAVVFSISNTFEQANKAIAVHAKVQGNKKGLIDGMSITALVSLENANVDAVPTTAIINHEGQDYIFIVSDAHAEEEHHEHKEPGETHEHDEHGHQHSEKEERDHKEKGTHKEKGAQREEGTTFEKIPVRKGTSDVGYSEITLLREIPPNSKIVTNGAFFILAKMTNKGEGHAH
- a CDS encoding T9SS type A sorting domain-containing protein; this encodes MKNQLLSFLLVTSSTIIMAQTNATNFTCNDCSGVSHELFKELETGKVIVLVWVMPCGACTGPAITAYNIVKSFQLSNPNKVYYYMVDDYANTNCQSLGSWCTSNGIEEDTFSLRFSNSKIKMSDYGSDGMPKIVVVAGIDHKIYYNVNNTVNAVNLQKAINTALIITATNDTENNDISIMTSPNPANESTVISCNLEQSFNTKIELLNAEGKLLQSVYSGKLAAGENKMDLNVANYNSGIYYIKLTYGDKVKLSKFTVSH
- a CDS encoding heme-binding domain-containing protein, whose amino-acid sequence is MILFKKISFVFIIILVLIQFIQPAHNQNGQVLDTDISKSVFVPENVQMLLKKSCFNCHSNNTNYPFYIYIQPAGWFLSYHIRNGKEKLNFSDFGSYSKRKQESKLKSIAKQIENDVMPLASYTFIHRDAILAAEDKNLIINWANNARDSLSH